The Bacteroidota bacterium genome contains the following window.
TTCGACATAGAAAACGAGCGGGGTATAGAATAACGAAGAGAGCAGTAGCACGATGCCTACGCCCGTTAGGAGCATACCGCCAAACTCGGGTACGCGTTGTCGAATACGATATAGGATGTTTTGCCGGGTAAGCACTGTTGAATCTGGAATTACATAAGCGTTGTGTAACTATAGATTCTTTTGTGCCGGTCTTTTTTGCCGGAACTGTAGCTTGTTGTCCTGTGAGGATTTGGTTAACTAGATTTTGTCTGAAAAGTTAAGCAGGCAGCCCTGGTCCTTCTTAGAAAAAGTATGCCCCGGCGTCCTTTTTTGCTATAAAATGAAGCGACTTTGTCCGATACCGTTTTAGATAGCCTTACCCCAAATCCCGCTATGAAAATATTTCAGGTTGATGCGTTTGCTTCCGGTCCTTTTACGGGCAATCCTGCCGCTGTTTGTTTGGTGGAAGAACCCCTCGACAGCAAATTGATGCAGCAGATTGCAATGGAGATGAACCTGGCTGAAACAGCGTTTGTACAGCCGGCTGATAATGGATTTAATTTGCGGTGGTTCACACCGACCGTTGAAGTAGACCTGTGCGGGCATGCAACCCTGGCTACAGCACACGTTCTTTGGGAAACAGGGATGCTCGATAAAACCCATGTTGCCAGCTTCAATTCCCGCAGCGGCATACTGCGTGCTTCTCTACAGGAGAACGGGATCGAACTGGACTTTCCTTCGCAGCCACCAAAGCCCGTGTCCCCCCCCGCTGTGCTGTCCCCGGCGTTAGGCGTTACGCCTGTATATGTAGGGTATAATGGGACAGACTATTTTGTGGTTGTTCAAGATGCCTATACCGTTAAATCAATCAATCCAGACTTGCGGGCATTGGCTACGCTTGAGATGCGTGGTGTGATTGTAACCGCGGAAGATCCGGCACCCGGCACCGACTTTATCTCCCGTTTCTTTGCGCCAGGTGCCGGTGTAGATGAGGACCCGGTAACGGGCTCTGCCCACTGTTGCCTTGCCCCGTATTGGCGTGATCAGCTGGGCAAAGACACGATGCAGGCCTGGCAGGCTTCTGCGCGCGGTGGCCGGCTTACTGTGACTGTCGATGGCGGCCGGGTCAAACTGCTTGGTCAAGCTGTTACCATGCTGCGAGGGGAATTAGTTAACTTTATGTAATCTCCTGCTTCGTTATTTGCCAGCTCTACAATAGCGAAATAAGAACGCAGGGTTTCGGTTATTCCTCTTCCGTTTGGGGCCGTTTGAAGTATAATGCGATGTCACGCGTAGTGCCATTCATATGACTGTCTGTCGTACTCACCAATTCCCAACCTTCGTCTCCAAGCTCACTGATCTGCTCTTGCAGTTTCTCAAAGTCGATTTTGGTGCTGAAGATGGAGGCTACTTTTGCAGTAACAATCAGGTATTCCCAGGTTTTCATGGTGCTGGATACAGGCTTTCTAGTTCGGGTCGAATAATAGAGGTCCATACGGCGTAGCCATCGGCATTCAGGTGTAATTTGTCATCCACAAACAGTTCTTCGCGGGATGCACCGTTTTCGTCAAGCAAAGCGGATGCCGTATCGAGAAAAAACAGGCCTTCTTCTTCGGCAGTATGCGCTTCAACCATCGCATTGGTATCTGCCACAATTTGTCTGTGCGCCCAACGGGCACCTGTTGGACTGATGGCAATGAAGTAGATTGGGGTACCGGGGAGGGCTTCCTGTACGCCGGCGACAAAGGTCTTGTACAGTTCGAATACAGCTTCTGCTGATTTTGGTGAATCACCAGCGATGTCATTTGTCCCGGTAAACATTACGACCGCCCGCGGATTGTACGGGGTGACAATGCGGTCCATATAATGAATGGCATCTCCCAACTTCGATCCGCCAAAGCCACGCTGAATCACGGGCATGGGAGCCATGTCTTCTTTCAGGGTAGACCAGAGGCGAATACTCGAACTGCCTATAAATAAAAGTGCATTCTCTGATGCCGGGGTTGCTGCATCTTCTGCCTCGAATGCTGCAATGTCATCTTCCCAGCGGGTTGGGTCTTCCGGTGCATGCGTAGCTGCAGCAGCAGCAGGTTGTGCAGGTTCTTCCGGAGATTGGCAGGCTGCTAAAAGGCCGGCGCATACAAAAAGCAGTAGTATTGATCGCTTCATGGTACCTGATCCTGTGTTTGCAATGTCGCAAGATGGGTTTTTTGCCTGCCAGAATCAAGTACGACGTTATACCTGGTGTGGTATGGCTGACTTTTTTAACGGTGCTGTGCCAACACCCGGCCATATCCGTAGCAGGCCTAACAGGGCGCGAATTGTAATCCAGATGCCCGTGATCAACCACACCCAGAATAGCGCCTCTGGGTTTTTAAGATCAACCAGCAGAAGCAGGGCCGCGCCGGCAATGGTCGCAGTCGCAACCGTGTTACGCAAAAAGCGGAAGTCGCCAGTACCCCAGTGGATGCCGTCTGTAGCAAAGGTGAGGGCATTCAGCGGTTGGAACAAGGCCGCGAGCAGCCAGGCACTTGAGAAGAGCGATATCGCGGAGGTTGGTACAAGTAGCGCAATTACCCAGCTTTCACCGAGCCACATAAGAAGGGCGAGCGCTATGCCAGTCCAGAGGCCCCAGGCACAGGCAACATAGGCAACACGCCGGGCGTGCTGCAGGGCTTTTGCGCCAATAAAGAAGCCAATCAGGCTTTGTCCTGTAATGGCAAAGGCGTCAAGCAGCAAGGCTGTGAACATCCAGATTTGTCGGATGGCCTGGTGGGCCGCGCCGGCATCAGCGCCAATTTTAGTGGCTGCCCGGGTTGTAAGGATGAGGAACAGGGTGAGCATGCCTGTCCGGACGAAAAGGTCGCTGCCTATGACGAGCAGCCGTTTGGTATCAGCCCGATTCAGCACGGAGGGAAAGCCTATTTTTTTCCTTATTTGCCAGAGCGCCAGGCCGGCCCCAACCCATTGAGCGATGACGCTTGCCAAAGCCGCGCCGGCGATACCCAAAGCCGGGACCGGACCCAGCCCAAAAATAAGCAGCGCATCCAGCCCTATGTTCAGTGCATTGATTGCCAGCGCAATCCATAGCGGAACCTGCATATTTTGCATTCCGCGTAATGCCCCGAAAGCCACCAGGGTAATCAGTACTGCCGGCCCACCTAACAACCGTAAATTGACATAGGTAACCGTGTGGGTGAATACCACATCAGTTCCCCCCATCCAGGTTGCTATGGCGGGTGTAAGCGGGAAAATGAGCAAAGCGACCACAAGGCCAATGCTGCCGGCCATCACCAGTCCCATGCCCACGAGTTGTTGCGCGCGCGCTGTGTCTCCTTTACCAAAGGCTTTGGCAACTTCTGTTTGGGTACCAATGCTCAGAAAATTGAATACCCAGAAAATGCTGGACAGTGCAATGGTGCCCACTCCCAACGCGGCCAGGTGTGGGGCGCCTAACGAGGCAATAAACGCAGTGTCAACCAGCCCGGTTAGCGGCTCTGCTATCAACGAAAATAGCGTAGGAAGCGAAAGCGCCAGCATCGTCCGATGTGGCGCTTTGACAAAAGGATGCTTATTTGAAAGGGCGAGTGTCGATTGCCGAGTGTCGAATGCTTTGTTTCCGGGCATTAGGTATGGCTTACAAACAGATTTTCACTCTCGGGGGGCACTACATGTCGAAGTTTACATTCCTTCAACCTTCAACCTTCAACCTGTCACTCCGTCGCCTTGACCATCAAATCCGTCATGCGAGAAACGTAGTCTGTGGTATGGTTCAGGTTGCCGTCAATCAGTAGTGCCCCTTCGTAGAGCTGCTCTATGACCTTGTCTACAAGGTCTGCGCTGTTGTCGTCTTCCTGCATACGGGACAGGTTTTTGAGTAGCGGGTGGTTGGTATTGATTTCCAGGATTTTGGAGCCGCCGGCGAAGTTGGCATCCATCATCCGAAGCATGCGCTCCATCTGGCTGTCCATCCCGCTTTTACCTACAACCAGTGTTGCTGCAGAATCAACAAGCCGTTTGGAGGAGATGACATCTTCAACCTTCTCACCCAGGGTAATTTTGAACTGGGCGATCAGGGTGTCAACTTTGCTGTCATCAAGGGCATCTTTGGCAAGTTCTTCATCTTGTTTGATGTCGAGGTCTGCTTTCTCGATGCTGAAAATAGGTTTGTCGTCGTAGTTCTCCAGATGGGTGATTGCAAAAGCATCCACCGGGTCGTCCATCAACAATACTTCTATATCGTTTTTCTTGAAGTACTCCAGGTTGGGATTGCGTTTCAGTACGTCGAGGTGCTCACCAAGGAGGTAGTAGATTTCTGTTTGATCTTCGCCCATGTTCTCCACATAAGCTTTGAACGAAGTCAGCTCCCCCTCTTCTGTTTTGGTTGAAGGGAAACGGAAGAGGTTGATGATTTTGTCTTTGTTCTTGAAATCAGTAGAGACACCGGTTTTGACCAGTGGTCCAAATTCTTTAAAGAACCGGTTGTATTTCTCTTCGTCTTTCTTGGCCCAGTCCTCAAGCAAGCCAAGTACCTTGCCCGTAAGAATTGAACGGATCTTGGCCATCACAGGACTGGATTGCGTGACTTCACGCGACACGTTCAGCGGGAGTCCATCCGTATCCACTACGCCCCGGACAAATTTCAGGTAGTCGGGTAGCAGGTCTTTGCAGTCGTCCTGAATAAAGACGTTGTTCGAATAGAGGTGGAGCTTTTGATATTCTTCATCCCTGAACAGTGCCGGTGGTGCTTTTTCCGGAATGAAAAGCAGTGCCCGGAAACTAACCACGCCTTCCAAATTCAAGTGCAGGTGCCCCATGGGGGGCATGAAGTCATTCGAGATGAATTTGTAGAACTCAACGAGCTCTTCGTCTTCGATATCGCTTTTGTTCTTCCGCCAGAGCGCTTTTACCGTATTGGCCTGCTCTTCGCCAATCGAAATCGGGAAGTCGACAAAGTTGGAGTATTTCTGGATGATGCTGCGGACACGGTGATCTTCGGCAAACTCTGCTTCGTCTTCTTTGAGATGGACGATCATTTTTGTACCGCGCTCAGCCCGGTCAATTTCTTCGATGGTGTAGGTCCCACCACCATCAGACGTCCACCGATAACCCTGTGAATCCGGGTCGGCGTTACGCGTCTCGATGACAACTTTGTCTGCCACCATAAAAACGGAGTAGAATCCAACACCAAATTGGCCAATCATCTGACCGTCAATTGGTTTGTCGTTGTTGGCGAGTTGCTCAAGGAACGCTTTGGTGCCAGAACTCGCTACCGTGCCAATTCTGTCTACGAGATCCTCGCGCGACATGCCAATGCCGGTATCTTCGATGGTGAACAGATTGTTCTCTTTATCGAGCGTGATGTTGATCGCGAGCGGTGCGTCACTGCTGAGTATTTTGTTGTCTGTTAGTTTACGGAAGCGCGCTTTGTTGAGCGCATCTGAGGCATTGGAAACCAGTTCGCGCAGAAAAATTTCTTTATGGGTGTAGAGCGAATGGACAATCAGATGAAGCAATTGCTTCATCTCGGCTTTGTATTCGAATTCCTGTGCTTGAGGAGTTTTTGCTTTAGCCACGCTTGTATCTGTGATTTAAGGTTTGTTGTACTGGGATGATCGGCGTGCGTGTGAGCGCAACATGGGCGATCAGTGTTTTACGAGGGTTCAGGGTTGGTTCTCGTGTTCTTGCACTGAGCGTCAGCGAAGGGTTATACCGGTAAGTCTTGAAAATTCTTCCCAAGATCGGCAACAATAAATATTCGTTACACGCACAAATTGCCCCATATGGATGCCGGCTTTTTTGTTTTGATCCCGGTAAAGTGGTGCGAATTCAAGAATTCGCTTATCTTGCAGCCAACAGGAGCGGCAAGCACTTGCTCGCATCTATATAATTACTGATGGCTCACCAATTAAAATCCGCTATGTCAAGACGACGTTTACACCTCCCTTCTTTGTTTATTTGTCTAATTGCAGCACTTTTCTTTGTGCTACCAACCCATGCCCAGGACGGGGCACCACCTCCCCCTAAAAACTCTCTTTATCTTGAGCTTGGTGGGA
Protein-coding sequences here:
- a CDS encoding DUF4177 domain-containing protein, which gives rise to MKTWEYLIVTAKVASIFSTKIDFEKLQEQISELGDEGWELVSTTDSHMNGTTRDIALYFKRPQTEEE
- a CDS encoding PhzF family phenazine biosynthesis protein, translated to MKIFQVDAFASGPFTGNPAAVCLVEEPLDSKLMQQIAMEMNLAETAFVQPADNGFNLRWFTPTVEVDLCGHATLATAHVLWETGMLDKTHVASFNSRSGILRASLQENGIELDFPSQPPKPVSPPAVLSPALGVTPVYVGYNGTDYFVVVQDAYTVKSINPDLRALATLEMRGVIVTAEDPAPGTDFISRFFAPGAGVDEDPVTGSAHCCLAPYWRDQLGKDTMQAWQASARGGRLTVTVDGGRVKLLGQAVTMLRGELVNFM
- the htpG gene encoding molecular chaperone HtpG, giving the protein MAKAKTPQAQEFEYKAEMKQLLHLIVHSLYTHKEIFLRELVSNASDALNKARFRKLTDNKILSSDAPLAINITLDKENNLFTIEDTGIGMSREDLVDRIGTVASSGTKAFLEQLANNDKPIDGQMIGQFGVGFYSVFMVADKVVIETRNADPDSQGYRWTSDGGGTYTIEEIDRAERGTKMIVHLKEDEAEFAEDHRVRSIIQKYSNFVDFPISIGEEQANTVKALWRKNKSDIEDEELVEFYKFISNDFMPPMGHLHLNLEGVVSFRALLFIPEKAPPALFRDEEYQKLHLYSNNVFIQDDCKDLLPDYLKFVRGVVDTDGLPLNVSREVTQSSPVMAKIRSILTGKVLGLLEDWAKKDEEKYNRFFKEFGPLVKTGVSTDFKNKDKIINLFRFPSTKTEEGELTSFKAYVENMGEDQTEIYYLLGEHLDVLKRNPNLEYFKKNDIEVLLMDDPVDAFAITHLENYDDKPIFSIEKADLDIKQDEELAKDALDDSKVDTLIAQFKITLGEKVEDVISSKRLVDSAATLVVGKSGMDSQMERMLRMMDANFAGGSKILEINTNHPLLKNLSRMQEDDNSADLVDKVIEQLYEGALLIDGNLNHTTDYVSRMTDLMVKATE
- a CDS encoding GDSL-type esterase/lipase family protein, encoding MKRSILLLFVCAGLLAACQSPEEPAQPAAAAATHAPEDPTRWEDDIAAFEAEDAATPASENALLFIGSSSIRLWSTLKEDMAPMPVIQRGFGGSKLGDAIHYMDRIVTPYNPRAVVMFTGTNDIAGDSPKSAEAVFELYKTFVAGVQEALPGTPIYFIAISPTGARWAHRQIVADTNAMVEAHTAEEEGLFFLDTASALLDENGASREELFVDDKLHLNADGYAVWTSIIRPELESLYPAP
- a CDS encoding MATE family efflux transporter; this encodes MPGNKAFDTRQSTLALSNKHPFVKAPHRTMLALSLPTLFSLIAEPLTGLVDTAFIASLGAPHLAALGVGTIALSSIFWVFNFLSIGTQTEVAKAFGKGDTARAQQLVGMGLVMAGSIGLVVALLIFPLTPAIATWMGGTDVVFTHTVTYVNLRLLGGPAVLITLVAFGALRGMQNMQVPLWIALAINALNIGLDALLIFGLGPVPALGIAGAALASVIAQWVGAGLALWQIRKKIGFPSVLNRADTKRLLVIGSDLFVRTGMLTLFLILTTRAATKIGADAGAAHQAIRQIWMFTALLLDAFAITGQSLIGFFIGAKALQHARRVAYVACAWGLWTGIALALLMWLGESWVIALLVPTSAISLFSSAWLLAALFQPLNALTFATDGIHWGTGDFRFLRNTVATATIAGAALLLLVDLKNPEALFWVWLITGIWITIRALLGLLRIWPGVGTAPLKKSAIPHQV